A genomic window from Eriocheir sinensis breed Jianghai 21 unplaced genomic scaffold, ASM2467909v1 Scaffold839, whole genome shotgun sequence includes:
- the LOC126994628 gene encoding LOW QUALITY PROTEIN: peroxidasin homolog pxn-1-like (The sequence of the model RefSeq protein was modified relative to this genomic sequence to represent the inferred CDS: inserted 2 bases in 2 codons; substituted 1 base at 1 genomic stop codon) translates to MWEQLYELRKTSLGRVICDNSDKLQHVQPKVMLEADSFLNAPMACQGKHIKGVDLKKWKTASPNFIIPDKMLQESIERARRDITNMRDSEWNLWEAQLTADPKGPLGSAYAFSKPKAQSVKISNSSFILQFASARFVNNYFAGSGSTRARKTRAADRQLKDTESGSPSSVLDLMEVLANIDVSDIMEIPSVFECDDQTXPCDHTPRFRTATGWCNNLNFPSFGKSFRAKSRLLRPSYEGGLSKPRATSITGQPLPSPRLISMNMHNDVSAPHVRYTLMVMQWGQLIDHDIIFTPINKGYREQMNQVTAFVDASHTYGSDKCEQRQLRMITVRDGKVRGTPNPLRGKLLLPTEQENHECQAPSGRCFIGGDTRASEQPGLTALHTLMMREHNRVAGELKRLNKHWSDEQLFQNARRIVTAINQHVTYNEWLPRVLGWNAVNLYGLNLLPEGHYEGYDAYCNPTVLNECGIAFRFGHSLPKPSLERMDGIFAKQDPPVKLSEHFFNPDLLYQPGMLDEIIRGLTTVSMETLDQFLTDEVTNHLFKDKKRPFSGLGLASLNIQRGRDHGLQPYNEYRALCSLTRARSFDDLHREIARLVIERLRRTYARVDDTDLFTGGLIETPLHGGLVGPTFGCILGIQFXNLRKGDXLWYKHSDPLERFTDPQLTEIRKVTLAKMLCDNCDNVESEQRSVFDLPDPFLNPRVSCRDLPGINPELWKERVSCGVGKTNIDIGAAERISPCVMCTCTKEGN, encoded by the exons AACAACTTTACGAGCTCCGCAAGACCAGCCTGGGACGTGTGATCTGCGACAACAGCGACAAGCTCCAGCACGTCCAGCCCAAGGTCATGCTGGAGGCTGATTCCTTCCT GAATGCCCCAATGGCCTGCCAGGGGAAGCATATCAAGGGTGTGgacctgaagaagtggaagaccgCCAGCCCCAACTTCATCATTCCCGACAAGATGCTTCAGGAGAGCATTGAGAGGGCCAGGCGCGACATCACCAACATGAGGGACTCCGAGTGGAACCTCTGGGAAGCAC agCTGACTGCCGACCCCAAAGGACCTCTGGGGTCAGCCTACGCCTTCAGCAAGCCCAAGGCGCAATCCGTCAAGATCTCaaactcctcgttcatcctgcaGTTTGCTTCAGCGCGATTTGTAAACAACTATTTCGCTGG GTCAGGCAGCACAAGGGCACGAAAAACACGCGCAGCTGACCGCCAGCTGAAGGACACTGAATCCGGGTCACCAAGCAGCGTCCTCGACCTGATGGAAGTGTTGGCAAACATTGACGTGAGCGACATCATGGAAATCcccagtgtgtttgagtgtgacgaCCAGA TGCCTTGCGACCATACACCACGATTCCGTACGGCGACAGGATGGTGCAATAACCTGAATTTCCCGTCCTTCGGCAAGTCATTCCGGGCCAAGAGTCGTCTGTTGAGGCCCTCCTATgaaggtg GTCTATCAAAACCCCGAGCTACGTCAATCACAGGTCAGCCGCTTCCCTCCCCTCGGCTAATCTCTATGAACATGCACAACGATGTCTCGGCTCCTCATGTTCGCTACACCCTCATGGTCATGCAATGGGGGCAGCTTATCGACCATGACATCATCTTCACGCCCATCaacaaag GTTACCGAGAGCAGATGAACCAGGTCACTGCATTTGTGGACGCCTCACACACCTATGGCTCAGACAAGTGTGAACAGAGACAGCTGAGAATGATAACGGTGagg GATGGCAAGGTGCGTGGCACTCCTAACCCCTTGAGAGGCAAGCTGCTGCTGCCCACTGAGCAGGAGAATCATGAGTGCCAGGCGCCATCAGGAAGGTGTTTCATAGGAG GCGACACTCGGGCCTCTGAGCAGCCAGGTCTCACCGCGCTTCACACCCTCATGATGCGTGAGCACAACCGCGTCGCTGGGGAGCTCAAGCGCCTCAACAAGCACTGGAGCGACGAGCAGCTCTTCCAGAACGCTCGGCGGATCGTGACGGCCATCAACCAACATGTGACGTACAATGAGTGGCTGCCGAGAGTCCTGGGATGGAACGCAGTCAACCTGTATGGCCTTAACCTGCTGCCAGAGGGACACTATGAAG GATACGACGCATATTGCAACCCTACGGTCCTCAACGAGTGTGGAATAGCCTTTCGCTTCGGCCACTCCCTGCCGAAGCCTTCCCTGGAGCGGATGGACGGAATCTTCGCCAAGCAGGACCCTCCCGTCAAGCTGAGTGAGCACTTCTTCAACCCAGACTTGCTCTACCAACCGGGAATGCTCGACGAAATTATCCGAGGGCTCACAACTGTCTCCATGGAAACGCTTGACCAGTTCTTGACGGATGAGGTCACGAACCATCTATTCAAGGACAAGAAGAGGCCATTCTCTGGGCTTGGCCTTGCATCACTGAATATCCAGAGAGGTCGCGATCATGGACTACAACCTTATAATGAGTACCGAGCGCTGTGTAGCCTTACGCGAGCGAGAAGCTTTGATGACCTACACCGGGAAATCGCACGGCTGGTCATTGAGCGTTTGAGGCGGACGTACGCACGCGTCGACGATACTGACCTCTTCACTGGCGGCCTAATCGAAACGCCACTCCACGGAGGACTTGTAGGACCCACCTTCGGCTGTATCCTCGGCATCCAGTTCTGAAACCTTCGGAAGGGTG GCCTCTGGTACAAACATTCTGACCCCTTGGAACGATTCACCGACCCACAGCTGACGGAGATAAGGAAG GTCACGCTTGCCAAGATGCTCTGCGATAACTGTGATAATGTGGAGAGTGAGCAGCGGTCCGTCTTTGACCTTCCTGACCCCTTCCT GAACCCTCGTGTGTCCTGCCGTGACCTGCCGGGGATCAACCCGGAGCTGTGGAAGGAGCGCGTGTCATGTGGGGTCGGCAAGACTAATATTGACATCGGGGCAGCCGAGCGCATATCACCCTGTGTCATGTGCACCTGTACcaaggaaggg